From the genome of Gavia stellata isolate bGavSte3 chromosome 3, bGavSte3.hap2, whole genome shotgun sequence, one region includes:
- the RBBP8 gene encoding DNA endonuclease RBBP8: MNASGGSCGSPSSAEPTGDFFKELWSKLKECHDKEVQGLQLKISKLKKERCMDAERLEEFYTKNQQLREQQKALHDTIQVLEDRLRAGLCDRCAVTEEHMRKKQQEFENIRQQNLKLITELMNEKNNLQDENKKITEQFQQLQKELEERKQQTVELEEGVIPDSPVPTSSFSVVNRMRRKKENRHIRYTEHTHPDLELAESNSEFGKIPLYSTQVNSHHGEEILVADTCDPQLSPVPNKPRMGGYPVPKPSFNLAAVVAETIGLAVQEESESQSVLSPPHTNTVVSQAPESMQSADSRKHPASESRNDDINLGLSDPSQNTPPHVDWDSQVVSPVFGASSSVKNNSSTSHASCILDSGLKPNFKTNLFNNPSSSRSHKSRSKSEDVAFVAPLNLGTEINSVISRASINRQMIVKKNTNEAVTCVGNTCAAKNEMIKSDFLLVHQRQLESRCAKRKKAEDEHAISCEKTSFNKENSMPFRSDVQHINGEHTVDKPLDLSDRFSAVRCHEKKQGSEETCKNRLKQVTLHDIFSQLGKPIPEGSSSIQNANNESCLFGRDLEEESCVQEAMLGKTFPDKKKQIQMKEEVPPFKIAPLPSSPETEQLFDDVKVASGHVPNRKKARTGHGESEPASVLQPNPCRLSKNKALQNEQDLKDKLSLENLQWSIDPGADLSQYKMDITVIDTKGGSQSRVGGEVVDMDFTYVSESVLLKMKNQEQNQESSPRGEKKMNDTLTEMFDRTTHEEYESCLPEDSPSACDEKETLHDEEQDKGTTAASKKLKKHEDKQDKAKQKAFVEPYFKSDERKNAVLDFPHIEVIRKKEERRKLPGHTCKECEIYYADIPEDEREKKLASCSRHRFRYIPPNTPENFWEVGFPSTQTCVERGYIKEDLAPCQRPKRRQPYAVMFSPKGKEQKT; this comes from the exons GGATGCAGAGAGGCTTGAAGAGTTTTATACCAAGAACCAGCAGCTCAGAGAACAGCAAAAAGCACTTCATGACACTATCCAGGTTTTAGAAGACAG ATTAAGAGCGGGATTATGTGATCGCTGTGCTGTAACTGAAGAACACatgagaaagaagcagcaagagtTTGAAAATATCCGGCAGCAGAATCTTAAACTTATCACTGAGCTTA tgaatgaaaaaaacaacttacaggatgaaaataaaaagataactGAGCAGTTCCAGCAATTACAGAAGGAGTTGGA GGAGCGAAAGCAGCAAACGGTGGAATTAGAAGAAGGAGTCATTCCAGATTCTCCAGTTCCgacttcttcattttctgtggtTAATcgtatgagaagaaaaaaagagaataggCATATTCGATACACAGAACATACACACCCAGATTTGGAACTTGCAGAAAGCAACAGTG AGTTTGGAAAAATTCCGCTGTATTCCACACAAGTGAACAGTCACCACGGAGAAGAGATACTAGTGGCAGACACCTGTGATCCACAACTGTCCCCTGTACCAA ATAAACCAAGGATGGGAGGCTATCCTGTTCCAAAGCCATCTTTTAACTTGGCTGCAGTTGTGGCAGAAACAATTGGACTTGCTGTTCAAGAGGAATCT GAGTCCCAGAGTGTACTGAGTCCTCCCCACACTAATACTGTTGTGAGCCAGGCCCCAGAGAGCATGCAGTCTGCAGACTCAAGAAAACATCCAGCTTCTGAATCAAGAAATGATGACATCAATTTGGG TCTTTCAGATCCATCTCAGAACACTCCACCACATGTTGACTGGGATTCTCAGGTAGTCTCTCCTGTTTTTGGAGCTTCTAGCAGTGTGAAGAACAACTCAAGTACAAGTCATGCCTCTTGTATTTTAGATTCAGGATTGAAGCCTAATTTCAAAACCAACCTCTTCAATAACCCTTCCAGTTCCAGATCTCATAAAAGTAGATCAAAATCTGAAGATGTTGCTTTTGTTGCACCACTGAATCTTGGAACTGAAATCAACTCAGTTATCAGCCGGGCCTCTATCAATAGGCAAATGATTGTGAAAAAGAATACTAATGAGGCTGTAACCTGTGTAGGAAACACTTGCGCAGCTAAAAATGAGATGATCAAGAGCGATTTCCTTCTTGTACACCAGAGGCAGCTAGAAAGCAGGTGTGCTAAGAGAAAGAAAGCTGAAGATGAGCATGCAATTAGCTGTGAAAAAACATCTTTCAACAAAGAGAACTCTATGCCCTTTCGATCAGATGTTCAGCATATTAATGGGGAACATACAGTTGATAAGCCCTTGGATCTGTCTGATCGCTTCTCTGCAGTTCGTTGTCACGAGAAAAAACAAGGAAGTGAGGAGACCTGTAAAAATAGACTGAAACAGGTGACTCTGCATGACATTTTTTCACAGCTAGGGAAACCCATTCCTGAAGGTTCATCATCCATTCAAAATGCCAACAATGAGAGCTGTTTGTTTGGCAGAGATTTAGAAGAGGAATCCTGTGTACAAGAGGCAATGCTGGGAAAAACATTCCCagataagaaaaaacagatccAAATGAAAGAAGAAGTTCCTCCCTTCAAAATTGCACCACTGCCAAGTTCTCCAGAGACAGAGCAACTTTTTGATGACGTGAAG GTTGCCAGTGGCCATGTACCAAATAGAAAGAAAGCAAGGACAGGACATGGAGAGTCTGAACCAGCATCTGTACTTCAACCAAACCCTTGTAGACtatcaaaaaataaagcactgcaAAATGAGCAAG ACCTGAAAGATAAACTTTCTTTAGAAAACCTCCAGTGGAGCATAGACCCAGGAGCTGACCTTTCACAGTACAAAATGGACATTACTGTGATTGATACAAAG gGTGGTTCTCAGTCAAGAGTCGGAGGGGAAGTTGTTGATATGGATTTTACATATGTTAGTGAAAGTGtgctattaaaaatgaaaaatcaagaacaaaaccaggaaagcaGTCCAA gaggagaaaaaaaaatgaatgataCCTTAACAGAAATGTTTGACCGGACAACCCATGAAGAATATGAATCCTGCCTACCGGAAGATAGTCCTTCTGCATGTGATGAAAAAGAAACTCTTCATGATGAAGAGCAGGATAAGGGAACAACAGCAGCAAGCAAGAAACTAAAGA AACATGAGGATAAACAAGATAAAGCCAAGCAGAAAGCTTTTGTGGAGCCATATTTCAAAAGTGATGAaag aaagaatgCTGTGTTAGATTTTCCTCATATTGAGGTTATTcgaaaaaaagaagaaagaagaaaattgccTGGCCATACTTGTAAGGAATGTGAAATA TATTATGCAGACATTCCAGAAGAcgagagagaaaagaaactggCTTCCTGTTCAAGACACAGATTTCGTTACATTCCTCCAAATACTCCTGAAAATTTCTGGGAGGTTGGATTTCCTTCCACCCAAACTTGTGTGGAAAGAG GATATATTAAAGAGGATCTTGCTCCCTGTCAGCGCCCAAAAAGACGGCAGCCTTATGCTGTAATGTTTTCTCCAAAAGGCAAAGAGCAGAAGACATAA